A genomic region of Mycobacterium senriense contains the following coding sequences:
- a CDS encoding ATP-binding cassette domain-containing protein has protein sequence MKAPGAATAKARAGSLRPGELAQASVMGALCAAIAIIAVVLPHGGGLGLLGSVPTGLLAYRYRIRVLITATVAAGVIGFLVVGLSGLGAIGLCAYVGGLAGTVKRRRRGTPTVIMVSFGAGVVVGAGMVLALTVLTRFRQLAFHAASATVDGASTVVSRVPQLRPAAQQFKDFFAEALHYWQWLVLGYAVFAIVGASLVGWWALSRVLERLRGIPDVHKLDAPAGDGPIRPVPVRLDQVRLRYPHADHDALPAVNLDVRTGEHIAVTGANGSGKTTLMLILAGREPTSGTVDRPGAVGLGELGGTAVIMQHPESQVLGTRVADDVVWGLPPAKTTDIPRLLGEVGLADLADRDTGSLSGGELQRLAVAAALAREPALLIADEVTSMVDRQGREKLLAVLSGLTERHQTALVHITHYNDEAEYADRAIKLGDASVDTDLVQSATAPAPTATPDLASSAPVLELVRVGHEYAGGTPWAQTALRDVSFAVHQGDGLLIHGGNGSGKSTLAWIMAGLTAPATGACLLDGRPTADQVGAVALQFQAARLQLMRSRVDLEVASAAGFSPADHARVTAALAAVGLDAGLAKRRIDQLSGGQMRRVVLAGLLARSPRVLILDEPLAGLDAASQRGLVQLLTERRRETGLTVVVISHDFAGLQELCPRTLHLHDGSLQPAPAAAQHNTVAIDAPVKRASGRRRPVVLLRPVPGSSPIHELWAGTKLLVVFGFSLLLTFFPGWVAIGLTGALAVIGMRLARIPRGVLPSVPRWLWIVLVIVGINAAFAGGSPRVHLGTVTLGFGGLLDLLRLTTLSVVLLALGALVSWTTNVAEIAPAVATLGRFLRPLRIPVDDWSVALALALRTFPMLIDEFRVLFAARRLRPKRRPQTRWARLRNPLADVIDVVVAVITVTLRRADEMGDAITARGGTGQISAAPSRPKPADWLALSIVLAVCGAAVAAELALFAGY, from the coding sequence GTGAAGGCACCCGGCGCTGCAACGGCGAAAGCGCGCGCCGGATCGCTACGACCCGGCGAACTGGCGCAAGCATCGGTGATGGGCGCCCTGTGCGCGGCGATCGCCATCATCGCGGTCGTCCTTCCGCATGGCGGGGGGCTCGGCCTGCTCGGCAGCGTGCCGACCGGGCTGTTGGCCTATCGCTACCGGATCCGCGTTCTGATCACCGCGACGGTCGCCGCCGGTGTGATCGGCTTCCTGGTCGTCGGCCTGAGCGGTCTGGGGGCGATCGGGCTCTGCGCCTATGTCGGGGGCCTGGCCGGAACCGTCAAGCGGCGCCGCCGCGGCACGCCCACCGTCATCATGGTGTCCTTCGGCGCGGGCGTCGTGGTCGGCGCCGGGATGGTCCTCGCGCTGACCGTCCTGACCCGGTTCCGGCAACTCGCCTTCCACGCGGCAAGCGCCACCGTGGACGGCGCCTCAACGGTTGTGTCGCGGGTGCCGCAGCTGCGTCCGGCCGCGCAACAGTTCAAGGATTTCTTCGCCGAGGCGCTGCATTACTGGCAGTGGCTGGTCCTGGGGTACGCCGTATTCGCCATCGTGGGCGCCTCGCTGGTCGGCTGGTGGGCGTTGTCACGGGTGCTGGAACGACTACGCGGCATCCCCGACGTGCACAAGCTGGACGCGCCCGCCGGCGACGGACCGATCCGGCCCGTCCCGGTACGGCTGGACCAGGTGCGTCTGCGCTACCCGCACGCCGACCACGACGCGCTGCCTGCGGTCAACCTGGACGTGCGCACGGGAGAACACATCGCGGTCACCGGCGCCAACGGCTCCGGGAAGACGACGCTGATGTTGATCCTGGCCGGCCGCGAACCGACGTCGGGCACCGTCGACCGTCCCGGGGCGGTCGGGCTCGGCGAACTCGGGGGCACCGCGGTCATCATGCAGCACCCGGAGAGCCAGGTGCTGGGCACGAGGGTCGCCGACGACGTGGTCTGGGGACTGCCGCCCGCCAAGACCACGGACATCCCCCGGCTACTCGGTGAGGTCGGTTTGGCCGACCTGGCCGACCGCGACACCGGCAGTCTGTCCGGCGGAGAGCTGCAGCGCCTGGCCGTGGCCGCGGCGCTGGCGCGCGAGCCGGCGTTGCTGATCGCCGACGAGGTCACCAGCATGGTCGATCGGCAGGGCCGCGAGAAGCTGCTCGCCGTGTTGTCCGGCCTGACCGAACGCCATCAAACCGCGTTGGTGCACATCACCCATTACAACGACGAGGCCGAATACGCCGACCGCGCAATCAAACTCGGCGATGCGTCGGTCGACACCGATCTGGTGCAGAGCGCGACCGCCCCCGCGCCGACGGCGACGCCCGATCTCGCCTCCAGCGCGCCGGTGCTCGAACTCGTCCGCGTCGGACACGAATACGCCGGCGGCACGCCGTGGGCTCAGACCGCGCTGCGCGATGTCAGCTTCGCGGTGCACCAGGGCGACGGGCTGCTCATCCACGGCGGAAATGGTTCCGGCAAGTCGACACTGGCGTGGATCATGGCCGGATTGACCGCGCCGGCAACCGGTGCCTGTCTGCTCGACGGACGCCCGACCGCCGACCAGGTGGGCGCTGTCGCGCTGCAGTTCCAGGCGGCGCGGCTGCAGTTGATGCGCAGCCGGGTCGATCTGGAAGTGGCTTCGGCGGCCGGTTTTTCACCCGCCGATCACGCCCGGGTAACCGCGGCCCTGGCCGCAGTCGGCCTGGACGCCGGGCTGGCGAAGCGGCGCATCGACCAGCTCAGCGGTGGCCAGATGCGTCGCGTGGTGCTGGCCGGGCTGCTGGCGCGATCGCCACGGGTGTTGATCCTCGACGAGCCGCTGGCCGGGCTGGATGCCGCCAGTCAGCGCGGGCTCGTCCAGTTGCTCACCGAGCGGCGCCGCGAGACCGGCCTGACCGTGGTGGTCATTTCGCATGACTTCGCCGGGCTTCAGGAGCTGTGTCCGCGCACGCTGCACCTGCATGACGGTTCACTGCAGCCGGCACCGGCTGCGGCCCAGCACAATACGGTGGCTATCGACGCTCCGGTCAAGCGGGCGTCCGGTCGCCGGCGCCCCGTCGTGCTGCTGCGGCCGGTGCCGGGCAGCTCGCCCATACACGAGCTGTGGGCCGGTACCAAACTGCTTGTAGTATTCGGCTTTTCGTTGCTGTTGACGTTCTTCCCGGGTTGGGTGGCGATCGGGCTCACCGGCGCGCTGGCGGTGATCGGAATGCGGCTGGCGCGCATCCCCCGGGGCGTGCTGCCGTCGGTGCCGCGCTGGCTGTGGATCGTGCTGGTGATCGTCGGCATCAACGCGGCGTTCGCCGGCGGGAGCCCGAGGGTCCACCTGGGCACTGTGACGCTGGGCTTCGGCGGCCTGCTGGACCTGCTGCGGCTTACCACGCTGTCGGTGGTGTTGCTCGCACTGGGCGCACTGGTGTCGTGGACGACCAATGTCGCCGAGATCGCCCCGGCGGTCGCCACTTTGGGCCGCTTCCTGCGGCCGCTGCGGATCCCCGTCGACGACTGGTCGGTCGCATTGGCGCTCGCGCTGCGCACCTTCCCGATGCTCATCGACGAATTCCGGGTGCTCTTCGCCGCGCGCCGACTGCGGCCCAAGCGGCGGCCGCAAACCCGTTGGGCCAGGCTGCGGAACCCGTTGGCGGACGTGATCGACGTGGTCGTCGCGGTCATCACGGTGACACTGCGCCGCGCCGACGAGATGGGCGATGCCATCACCGCCCGCGGCGGTACGGGTCAAATTTCCGCAGCCCCGTCGCGACCGAAACCGGCCGACTGGCTGGCTCTTTCGATCGTGCTGGCGGTGTGCGGGGCCGCCGTCGCGGCCGAGCTCGCGTTGTTCGCCGGCTACTGA
- the eno gene encoding phosphopyruvate hydratase, producing the protein MMKIASVIARQLLDCKARPLVEVEITTDSGVVGRGASPTGSSVGSHEAFVLRDGDRTHYNGLSVHHAIAAVTDEIAPALIGAELDDPRSLDRVMIDLDGTPDKHRLGGNAIYSTSIALLRAAAAAAGTPTYTYVGALLGLEPPTTVPVPSFNMINGGHYGDVCQTFSEFLVVPYRADSIQSAVEKGVSLFEPLGEVLAERLGRAPMLASSYGYIAPSSDPRVVLEVLTEAVERAGCADIMAFALDCASSEVYDSDSATYAFDGERVTAEALIDYARGLSQEFPMLFIEDLLDGDDWPGFAKAVQAVHRSIILGDDLIVTNRSRLQRAVETSAVDGFILKPNQVGTIAEALDCFEYATRNSILAIPSGRSGGVIDDVVMDLAVGLGAPFQKNGAPRSGERIAKLNFLLRAAEGIPDCALADVPALARF; encoded by the coding sequence ATGATGAAGATCGCGTCCGTCATCGCGCGCCAACTGCTGGACTGTAAAGCCCGGCCCCTGGTCGAGGTCGAGATCACCACCGACAGCGGCGTTGTCGGCCGTGGCGCGTCCCCGACCGGCAGCTCCGTGGGTTCACATGAGGCGTTCGTGCTGCGGGACGGCGATCGAACCCACTACAACGGGCTGAGCGTGCACCACGCCATCGCCGCGGTGACCGACGAGATCGCCCCCGCCCTCATCGGCGCGGAGCTCGACGATCCGCGGTCACTGGACCGGGTCATGATCGATCTCGACGGCACGCCGGACAAGCACCGGCTCGGCGGCAACGCGATCTACTCAACGTCGATCGCGCTGCTGCGGGCGGCCGCCGCCGCGGCCGGCACACCCACCTACACCTATGTCGGCGCGCTGCTCGGGCTCGAGCCACCGACCACCGTCCCGGTGCCCAGCTTCAACATGATCAACGGGGGACACTACGGCGACGTCTGCCAGACATTCAGTGAGTTCCTCGTCGTGCCTTATCGCGCGGACTCGATCCAATCCGCGGTCGAAAAGGGGGTGAGCCTGTTCGAGCCGCTCGGCGAGGTGCTCGCCGAGCGGCTCGGCCGCGCACCGATGCTGGCGTCGTCGTATGGATACATCGCGCCGTCTAGCGATCCGCGCGTCGTCCTGGAGGTGCTGACCGAGGCCGTCGAGCGCGCCGGCTGCGCCGACATCATGGCGTTCGCCCTGGACTGCGCGTCCAGTGAGGTGTACGACAGCGACTCTGCGACATACGCATTCGACGGCGAACGGGTGACGGCGGAGGCTTTGATCGATTATGCCCGGGGGCTGTCGCAGGAGTTCCCGATGCTGTTCATCGAAGACCTGCTGGACGGGGATGACTGGCCCGGGTTCGCCAAAGCGGTGCAGGCGGTGCACCGTTCGATCATTCTCGGGGACGACCTGATCGTCACCAACCGCTCCCGCTTGCAGCGGGCCGTCGAGACGTCCGCCGTGGACGGTTTCATCCTGAAGCCCAACCAGGTCGGAACCATCGCCGAAGCCCTGGACTGCTTCGAATACGCCACGAGGAACAGCATTTTGGCGATCCCTTCTGGCCGCTCGGGCGGCGTCATCGACGACGTGGTGATGGACCTGGCTGTGGGCCTGGGTGCGCCGTTTCAGAAGAACGGCGCACCGCGGTCGGGCGAGCGCATCGCGAAACTCAACTTTCTGCTGCGCGCGGCCGAAGGCATCCCGGACTGTGCGCTGGCCGACGTCCCGGCACTGGCGCGGTTCTGA
- a CDS encoding ferredoxin: MRPVVNLDRCEGNAYCVNIAPGVFQLDDDDYAVVIADPIPAEQEALVEQAIAECPRAALSRED, encoded by the coding sequence ATGCGGCCGGTAGTGAACCTTGATCGGTGTGAAGGCAACGCCTACTGCGTGAACATCGCGCCGGGTGTCTTCCAGCTCGACGATGACGACTATGCGGTGGTCATCGCGGATCCGATCCCAGCCGAGCAGGAGGCGCTGGTCGAGCAAGCCATCGCCGAGTGCCCGCGTGCCGCCCTGTCTCGCGAGGACTAG
- a CDS encoding carboxymuconolactone decarboxylase family protein, which produces MTPADQHPLRLPPLPAGEWDDGTRAALASLIPAERANPVGAGNVLSTMVRHPDLTAAYLPFNAYLLTRSTLSPRVREVALLRVVHRSNCGYLWSHHIPIALRAGLTETEIDDIRSGRCTDRTDQAVVEAVDDLCGDSTISQPTWDLLGELFTQQQCMDLTFTIGGYLLLALAVNTFGIQEEHE; this is translated from the coding sequence ATGACGCCGGCCGACCAGCATCCGCTGCGCCTGCCACCGTTGCCCGCCGGCGAGTGGGACGACGGCACCCGTGCGGCGCTGGCGTCGCTGATCCCGGCCGAACGGGCGAATCCCGTTGGTGCAGGCAATGTTTTGTCGACCATGGTCCGCCACCCCGACCTGACCGCGGCCTACCTACCGTTCAACGCCTACCTGCTCACGCGATCGACCCTGTCGCCCCGGGTGCGTGAAGTCGCGTTGCTGCGGGTGGTGCACCGCAGCAATTGCGGCTACCTGTGGTCGCACCACATCCCGATCGCTCTGCGTGCCGGCCTGACCGAAACCGAGATCGATGACATCCGCTCCGGCCGCTGCACCGACCGGACCGATCAGGCCGTGGTCGAGGCGGTCGATGATCTCTGCGGTGACAGCACTATCAGCCAACCGACCTGGGATTTACTGGGCGAGCTGTTCACGCAGCAGCAGTGCATGGATCTGACGTTCACCATCGGCGGCTACCTCCTGCTGGCGTTGGCCGTGAACACGTTCGGCATTCAGGAAGAGCACGAGTAG
- a CDS encoding TauD/TfdA dioxygenase family protein has translation MSLLTITKLTDSVGAEVAGLEPAALATDDSVGEAVLDALEDNGVLVFRGLQLDPVAQVSFCRRLGDIDHSSDGHHPVAGIYPITLDKSKNASAAYLKATFDWHIDGCTPLGDECPQKATVLSAVQVAEWGGETEFANSYAAYDALSDEEKQRFGTLRVVHSLEASQRRVYPDPSPELVQRWRSRRTHEHPLVWTHRSGRKSLVLGASADYVVGMDLDEGRALLDSLLERATVPEKVYSHSWSIGDTVIWDNRGVLHRAAPYDPDSQREMLRTTVLGDEPIQ, from the coding sequence ATGAGCCTGCTCACCATCACCAAACTCACCGACTCCGTCGGCGCCGAAGTCGCGGGGCTGGAGCCGGCCGCACTGGCAACCGACGACTCGGTCGGTGAGGCGGTGCTGGATGCATTGGAAGACAACGGAGTTCTGGTCTTTCGCGGCCTGCAGCTCGACCCGGTGGCCCAGGTCAGCTTCTGCCGCCGCCTCGGCGATATCGACCACTCCTCCGACGGCCACCATCCGGTGGCCGGCATCTACCCGATCACCCTGGACAAGTCGAAGAACGCCTCGGCAGCCTACCTGAAGGCCACCTTCGACTGGCACATCGACGGCTGCACGCCGTTGGGCGACGAATGCCCACAGAAGGCCACCGTGTTGTCGGCGGTACAGGTCGCCGAATGGGGCGGGGAAACCGAATTCGCCAACTCCTATGCCGCGTACGACGCCCTGAGCGACGAGGAGAAGCAGCGGTTCGGCACCCTGCGTGTGGTGCACTCGCTGGAAGCCTCCCAGCGCCGCGTCTACCCCGACCCATCGCCGGAACTGGTGCAGCGGTGGCGATCTCGCCGCACCCACGAGCATCCCCTGGTGTGGACACACCGCTCCGGCCGCAAGTCGCTGGTGCTGGGCGCCTCCGCGGACTACGTCGTCGGCATGGATCTCGATGAGGGACGCGCCCTGCTGGACAGTCTTCTCGAGCGCGCCACGGTGCCCGAGAAGGTCTACAGCCACAGCTGGTCGATCGGCGACACCGTCATCTGGGACAACCGCGGGGTGCTGCACCGCGCGGCCCCGTACGACCCGGATTCACAACGCGAAATGCTGCGCACCACCGTTCTCGGCGACGAACCGATCCAGTGA